Proteins encoded in a region of the Paenibacillus wynnii genome:
- the sstT gene encoding serine/threonine transporter SstT gives MKTLLLKWNQVSLVRRIFIGIIVGIILALVIPNASGITIFGSLFVSSLKAVAPVLVLLIVMSAISQHKQGQKTNMKSIILLYGLSTFLAGLIAVIASFIFPVNLSLVTGASDLTPPDGIVEVLKTLLFKVVDNPVNALMNANYIGILTWAILLGVALKNANDSTKNMLTNFSDAVSHIVKWVINLAPLGIMGLVFDSITANGLSSLLDYGKLLIVLIGCMLFMALIVNPLIVYLNIRRNPYPLVFHCLKESGITAFFTRSSAANIPVNMSLCEKMELDTDTYSVSIPLGATINMAGAAITISVLTLAAVHTVGIEVDFGTALILSVLSAVSAAGASGVAGGSLLLIPLACSIFGISNDVAIQVVGVGFIIGVLQDSFETALNSSSDLLFTATAEYTKKRKEGTDFVIKI, from the coding sequence TTGAAAACATTACTACTCAAGTGGAACCAAGTAAGCCTAGTACGACGAATATTTATAGGGATTATAGTGGGTATAATATTGGCTTTAGTTATTCCTAATGCATCGGGAATCACCATTTTCGGATCCTTGTTTGTATCCTCATTAAAGGCGGTTGCGCCTGTATTGGTCTTGCTTATCGTAATGTCAGCCATATCGCAACATAAACAAGGCCAAAAAACGAATATGAAATCAATTATTCTTTTGTATGGTTTAAGTACATTTTTGGCGGGACTAATTGCCGTTATTGCAAGTTTTATCTTCCCGGTAAACTTATCTCTTGTAACGGGTGCCAGCGACCTGACTCCACCTGATGGGATTGTAGAAGTACTTAAGACTTTGCTATTTAAGGTTGTGGACAACCCAGTAAACGCTCTAATGAATGCCAACTATATTGGCATCCTCACTTGGGCTATCCTTCTTGGTGTCGCATTAAAAAATGCCAATGATTCTACAAAAAACATGCTTACTAACTTCTCAGATGCCGTATCACATATCGTTAAATGGGTGATCAACTTAGCACCACTGGGCATCATGGGACTTGTTTTTGATTCCATTACTGCCAATGGGCTTTCATCCTTACTCGATTACGGTAAACTCCTTATTGTTCTTATTGGATGTATGCTATTTATGGCGCTTATTGTTAATCCATTAATTGTATATCTGAATATTCGCAGAAATCCATATCCGCTGGTGTTTCATTGCCTGAAGGAAAGCGGAATTACCGCATTCTTTACCCGTAGCTCAGCTGCAAACATTCCAGTCAACATGAGCCTATGTGAAAAGATGGAGCTGGATACAGATACGTATTCCGTGTCTATTCCATTAGGTGCTACCATTAACATGGCAGGTGCAGCGATTACGATTTCCGTCTTGACTCTCGCAGCGGTTCATACCGTTGGCATTGAAGTGGATTTTGGCACAGCGCTTATTCTTAGCGTCCTATCCGCTGTATCTGCTGCTGGGGCCTCAGGTGTTGCGGGCGGCTCACTTTTATTGATTCCTCTAGCATGCAGCATCTTCGGAATTTCGAATGATGTGGCGATTCAAGTCGTTGGGGTAGGTTTCATAATCGGTGTTTTGCAAGACTCATTCGAAACAGCCCTTAATTCATCCTCTGACCTACTCTTTACAGCAACTGCTGAATATACAAAGAAACGTAAAGAAGGCACGGACTTTGTGATTAAGATCTAG
- a CDS encoding PLP-dependent aminotransferase family protein translates to MKKYLVILSEIEQKILEGQYRPGQKLPSIRSTSELHGCSMSTVIRAYAELEKRHTIYSISQSGHYVVEKSGDWPNDNTSKMIDFASVLPDVNVFPYLDFQHCLNKAIDKYKHQLFTYGDSRGLEKLRHTLASHLAGDQVFTNAERIMVTSGVQQALEILAKMPFPNGKSVILVEQPSYDIYLRFLEAEGIPVSGIARSAGGIDLGELEERFKSGNIKFFYTMSRYHNPLGTSYSAEDREAIAGLASKYNVYIVEDDYMADLGEKQGFDPIYAYNRTSHVVYLKSFSKIIFPGLRLGAAVLPESLLESFHSYKRYSDTSLLSQAALEVYINNDMYERHKHKICSQYAARIRTLNEAVERYNDAGLIESSGVSSGIFVQFKLPQTLNLEQLVKRLVARNVRVVSGKGFYLSGCLEREKFLRISISQAQPEQIEEGVRAIIEEVRGMKGYNSIH, encoded by the coding sequence ATGAAAAAATATTTGGTTATTCTTTCCGAAATCGAGCAAAAAATCTTAGAAGGACAATACCGACCAGGCCAAAAGCTGCCTTCCATTCGCAGTACCTCGGAGCTGCATGGGTGCAGCATGAGCACGGTTATTCGGGCATATGCGGAGCTTGAGAAGCGGCACACCATTTATTCAATCTCGCAAAGCGGCCATTACGTAGTTGAGAAATCGGGAGACTGGCCGAACGACAATACAAGCAAAATGATAGATTTCGCTTCGGTGCTGCCCGATGTGAACGTGTTCCCGTATTTGGATTTCCAGCATTGCTTGAACAAGGCGATTGATAAATATAAGCACCAGCTGTTTACCTATGGAGATTCAAGAGGGCTGGAGAAGCTTCGTCATACACTGGCCTCCCATCTGGCAGGAGATCAAGTCTTTACGAATGCGGAGCGAATAATGGTGACTTCTGGTGTGCAGCAAGCGTTGGAGATTTTGGCAAAAATGCCGTTTCCGAATGGGAAATCAGTTATCCTTGTCGAACAGCCGAGCTACGATATCTATTTGCGGTTTCTTGAGGCAGAAGGTATACCGGTTAGCGGAATCGCCCGCTCGGCAGGAGGTATCGATCTAGGGGAATTGGAGGAGAGGTTCAAATCCGGCAACATTAAATTTTTTTACACGATGTCAAGGTATCATAATCCGCTAGGCACTTCTTATAGTGCGGAGGATAGGGAAGCGATTGCTGGTTTAGCCAGTAAATACAACGTTTATATCGTGGAAGATGACTACATGGCTGATTTGGGTGAAAAGCAGGGATTTGATCCTATTTACGCGTACAACAGAACTTCCCATGTCGTTTATTTAAAAAGCTTTTCCAAGATTATATTCCCCGGTTTGCGGTTGGGGGCCGCCGTACTGCCGGAGTCACTACTGGAGTCGTTCCATTCCTATAAAAGATATAGCGACACCTCGCTGCTGTCCCAGGCGGCACTCGAAGTATACATTAACAATGATATGTACGAACGGCACAAGCACAAAATATGCAGCCAATACGCAGCCAGAATTCGCACGCTGAATGAGGCTGTAGAGCGGTATAACGATGCAGGATTAATAGAAAGTTCAGGGGTTAGCTCAGGAATTTTTGTGCAATTTAAGCTCCCGCAGACGTTGAATTTGGAGCAATTGGTAAAAAGGCTTGTGGCTAGAAATGTTAGAGTCGTATCTGGAAAAGGATTCTATTTATCCGGCTGTCTGGAACGGGAAAAGTTCTTGCGAATCAGCATTTCTCAAGCGCAGCCGGAGCAAATTGAGGAGGGCGTTAGGGCGATTATCGAGGAAGTGAGGGGAATGAAAGGTTATAATTCAATTCATTAA
- a CDS encoding DMT family transporter, with protein sequence MKHKGTKLAYLSALLNAVIIGFSFLFAKMALDYADPMDTLTYRFALSFAVMSIPVMFGRVTLNYRGKPLSKLLLLALMYPLGFFTLQTFGLQQATSSEGGILYATTPILTMVLASVFLKESTTVLQKLSIFLSVFGVVFIFMMKGTGIDWTNIQGISLLFLSCLAFAGYGVMARSLLRTFSPAEISYLMLGIGFVTFLVISLTDHVTTGTLDQFITPLTSSTFIVSTLYLGVISSLLTSLLANYALSKIEASNMSVFSNLSTIVSITAGSLFLREEITIYSIIGSVLIIAGVVGTVFWGQKKT encoded by the coding sequence ATAAAACACAAAGGAACGAAGCTAGCTTATTTATCCGCGTTATTGAACGCTGTGATCATTGGATTCTCTTTCTTGTTTGCCAAAATGGCCCTTGACTATGCTGACCCTATGGATACGCTAACGTACCGTTTTGCTCTATCGTTTGCAGTCATGTCTATTCCGGTTATGTTCGGCCGGGTAACACTTAACTACCGCGGCAAACCGCTTAGTAAATTGCTGCTACTGGCTTTAATGTACCCACTCGGTTTTTTCACCCTTCAAACGTTCGGGCTGCAGCAGGCCACCTCTTCCGAGGGGGGGATTTTGTATGCTACCACACCAATTTTGACAATGGTATTAGCCTCCGTATTTTTGAAGGAATCCACCACTGTCCTGCAGAAGCTCTCGATCTTCTTATCGGTATTCGGCGTGGTGTTTATCTTTATGATGAAAGGCACTGGCATCGATTGGACGAACATACAGGGTATTTCCCTGTTATTCTTATCCTGTCTGGCTTTCGCTGGTTATGGCGTTATGGCCCGGTCACTGCTCCGAACCTTCAGCCCTGCGGAGATAAGCTATTTGATGCTCGGAATCGGCTTTGTTACTTTCCTCGTGATTTCACTGACAGATCATGTGACCACCGGGACGCTGGATCAATTCATCACACCGCTCACCAGCAGCACATTTATCGTATCGACTCTGTACCTCGGAGTGATCTCTTCGCTCCTTACCTCACTGTTAGCTAACTATGCTTTGTCCAAGATAGAAGCCTCAAATATGAGCGTATTCTCTAATCTATCGACAATCGTCTCGATCACAGCCGGTTCACTATTCCTCAGAGAAGAGATCACGATATATTCGATTATTGGGTCAGTGTTGATTATAGCAGGAGTTGTAGGAACGGTTTTTTGGGGGCAAAAAAAGACATAA
- a CDS encoding MFS transporter, producing MKLTKEEKSWILYDCGNSAYSLAVTTALLPIVFGMFTNVNSSMDLGYFNSIASILVAILSPILGTIADYKDTKKRFFVFFALVGVLATASLAFVAPSSGQWQLLIVFYILSAIGFAGANIFYDSFLVDVTKDERMDKVSTRGFAFGYISSVIPFGISLVLIVVMGMDKSIGYQIGFIITALWWGLLTVPMIRDVKQRHYIEPEPRPVASSFRRLAGTFKNIRQHRTVFVFLIAYFFYIDGVDTIIKMVVPYATSVLGADAFDTFTLLGILLVIQIIAFPCAIVYGNLAKKYSARTMIIIGIFTYIISCIAAFFITSVWHIFILGALIGSAQGGIQALSRSYYAKIIPKENSNEFFGFYNIFGKFAAIIGPAVMSLTTTLTRNANLSILAIIPLFLIGLFIFITIPKQQPT from the coding sequence ATGAAGTTAACCAAAGAGGAGAAATCATGGATTCTGTATGACTGCGGCAATTCGGCCTATTCGCTGGCTGTTACCACGGCGCTATTGCCCATTGTATTTGGCATGTTCACGAATGTGAACAGCAGTATGGATTTGGGGTATTTTAATTCCATTGCAAGTATTCTGGTGGCTATCCTCAGCCCGATTTTGGGGACGATCGCAGATTACAAGGATACGAAGAAGCGCTTCTTCGTATTTTTTGCATTGGTCGGTGTGCTAGCTACAGCATCGCTGGCTTTCGTGGCACCTTCGAGCGGACAGTGGCAGTTATTGATTGTTTTTTATATCCTGTCAGCCATAGGGTTTGCCGGAGCTAATATTTTCTATGACTCCTTTTTGGTAGATGTTACGAAGGATGAACGGATGGATAAAGTATCTACGAGAGGGTTTGCTTTTGGATATATCTCCAGCGTCATTCCATTTGGGATCAGCTTGGTATTGATTGTGGTTATGGGTATGGATAAGTCGATCGGTTATCAGATTGGGTTTATCATTACTGCCCTATGGTGGGGGCTGTTGACTGTTCCTATGATTAGGGACGTGAAGCAGAGACACTATATTGAACCTGAGCCTAGACCGGTTGCGAGCAGCTTCCGAAGACTGGCAGGCACTTTTAAGAATATTAGGCAGCATAGAACGGTATTTGTATTCTTAATTGCTTACTTTTTCTATATTGACGGGGTAGATACGATTATTAAAATGGTAGTGCCCTATGCCACTTCAGTTCTGGGTGCTGATGCCTTCGACACCTTCACCTTACTTGGAATTTTATTAGTTATACAGATTATTGCCTTTCCGTGTGCAATTGTTTACGGCAATCTGGCTAAAAAATATTCCGCCCGGACGATGATTATTATTGGGATTTTCACCTATATCATCTCTTGTATCGCGGCTTTCTTTATTACTTCAGTCTGGCATATTTTTATTCTGGGTGCGTTGATCGGTTCGGCCCAGGGTGGAATTCAGGCGCTCAGTCGGTCCTATTATGCGAAGATTATTCCTAAGGAAAATTCTAATGAATTCTTTGGTTTCTACAATATCTTTGGCAAGTTCGCGGCGATTATCGGTCCTGCGGTGATGTCTTTGACAACCACCTTAACGAGAAACGCAAACCTTAGTATTTTAGCGATTATCCCGCTATTTCTAATTGGATTGTTCATATTTATAACTATACCTAAGCAGCAGCCTACTTGA
- a CDS encoding DUF4317 domain-containing protein, with translation MNKKEVAHIRKQFKLDHDMLKLFDILNVYIMKESSEIYHYECQPFELVDREKQELYIGNFKKLLTGELDQKLFEVRFQEEAEEPTKVLLHQGMITGDRDEWQDLMLLLVDRMIKDTKLERDTVVTFVRGQYFRPTKSRNDEAEESEKNEMFAHPFILCSVNTTEPQRKSLLFDYAEREFKYNIIVDPIIKLSTPEQGFFYPSVTDNASDVNRVLYCSGKANEPNRHFIDQVLNAEKSVTAKEERVIFEEIVKEVAGDQFDVLTLAHVYEEIHQVIESNEEEEAPKLDYRDVERVLTASGVENLTAEKVERAFETIIDDRNYELKASSVIPKFTTKSIKIETKVATIAISPQDLRYVKQVNYQGKRCIMIEIDEDVVIEGFTLTTEIL, from the coding sequence ATGAATAAAAAAGAAGTCGCGCACATTCGCAAACAATTCAAGCTGGACCATGATATGCTCAAGCTGTTTGATATTCTTAACGTATATATCATGAAGGAAAGCAGTGAAATCTATCATTACGAGTGTCAGCCGTTCGAGCTGGTAGATCGAGAGAAGCAGGAGCTGTATATCGGGAATTTCAAAAAACTGCTGACCGGTGAGTTGGATCAGAAGCTGTTCGAGGTACGGTTTCAAGAGGAAGCGGAGGAGCCTACGAAAGTGCTTCTTCATCAAGGCATGATAACGGGTGACCGGGATGAATGGCAGGACCTGATGCTCCTTCTCGTGGACAGGATGATCAAGGATACCAAGCTTGAACGGGATACGGTGGTTACTTTTGTTCGCGGGCAGTACTTCCGGCCGACCAAAAGTCGCAACGATGAAGCTGAGGAGAGCGAGAAGAACGAGATGTTCGCCCATCCGTTCATCCTGTGTAGTGTTAATACCACTGAACCGCAGCGGAAATCATTATTGTTCGATTATGCCGAGCGGGAATTCAAGTACAATATCATCGTAGATCCCATCATCAAATTGAGTACGCCGGAGCAGGGTTTTTTCTACCCAAGTGTTACGGACAACGCATCCGATGTAAACCGAGTTCTATATTGCTCGGGCAAAGCTAATGAACCGAATCGTCATTTCATCGATCAAGTCCTGAATGCCGAGAAGTCGGTAACGGCGAAGGAAGAGAGAGTTATTTTTGAAGAAATCGTCAAAGAAGTGGCGGGCGATCAGTTCGACGTGTTAACGCTAGCTCATGTATATGAGGAGATCCACCAGGTCATCGAATCCAACGAGGAGGAAGAAGCTCCTAAGCTGGATTATAGAGATGTGGAACGAGTATTGACGGCAAGCGGCGTAGAGAACTTGACGGCGGAGAAGGTGGAGCGTGCATTCGAGACGATCATCGATGACCGGAACTATGAACTCAAAGCCAGCAGCGTGATTCCGAAGTTCACCACGAAGTCGATCAAGATTGAGACGAAGGTTGCGACCATTGCGATCAGCCCGCAGGATTTAAGGTATGTGAAACAGGTGAATTATCAGGGCAAACGCTGCATCATGATCGAGATTGACGAGGACGTTGTGATTGAAGGCTTTACGCTCACTACGGAAATTTTGTGA
- a CDS encoding voltage-gated chloride channel family protein, with protein MGNIKKYIHVVMLLGKWILLGGLIGVVVGTTTAFLLETNDYLGKVREGNGWLIGLLPLGGIALGYMYMKFGTSMINNTLHDAAELNNLVIDAVHGTKTVLRRMGPIVYLGTFLTVVLGGSTGREGAAVQMGGSVAETVNRWFKLKADTKIMLMSGISAGFGAAFGTPITGAVFGMEMAALGKLKFEAVVPCLVASFAGHYVTENGWGVKHEHFTIQTLPDHSMLTFAKIILAAVIFGILSVSYCQLRHGIQRISERMFKKNHMKRAFVGGLIIVAFTLFAGSQDYNGRGLPMLEQSFKEDVPPYAFLAKLVFTAVTLGTGFVGGEAIPLFFMGATLGNALHAIMGLPLAFLAALGLIAVFCGGANTPIAAFLLAMELFNGKGMEYFFIACIVSYIVSGHHGLWPAQTMYEPKSRLYNVTNGEPIGRIEKRKK; from the coding sequence ATGGGAAACATAAAAAAATATATACATGTCGTTATGCTCCTGGGTAAATGGATACTCCTAGGGGGATTAATTGGTGTGGTTGTGGGAACAACAACTGCCTTCCTTTTGGAAACCAATGATTATCTGGGCAAAGTTAGAGAAGGAAACGGTTGGTTGATAGGGCTGCTTCCTTTGGGTGGTATTGCACTGGGCTATATGTATATGAAATTTGGAACCTCCATGATAAACAATACTTTGCATGACGCAGCTGAGCTGAATAATCTGGTTATCGACGCAGTTCATGGTACAAAGACTGTTCTCCGAAGAATGGGCCCCATTGTATATCTGGGTACATTCCTAACCGTCGTATTGGGTGGGTCAACCGGCAGAGAAGGTGCCGCAGTGCAAATGGGAGGCAGTGTAGCGGAAACTGTGAACCGGTGGTTTAAGTTGAAGGCTGACACGAAGATTATGTTGATGAGCGGAATCAGCGCCGGATTTGGCGCAGCCTTTGGCACCCCTATAACTGGTGCTGTGTTCGGAATGGAAATGGCCGCTCTGGGGAAGCTCAAGTTTGAAGCGGTCGTTCCGTGTCTTGTAGCCAGCTTCGCAGGTCATTATGTGACGGAGAATGGTTGGGGTGTGAAGCATGAACATTTTACTATACAGACACTCCCTGATCACTCCATGCTTACCTTCGCAAAAATTATACTTGCAGCCGTTATATTCGGTATATTGAGTGTTTCTTATTGTCAGTTGAGACACGGAATACAAAGAATTTCAGAGAGAATGTTCAAGAAGAACCATATGAAGCGAGCTTTTGTTGGCGGACTGATCATTGTAGCATTTACCTTGTTCGCAGGCTCCCAGGATTATAATGGTCGAGGCTTACCTATGCTTGAGCAGTCATTCAAAGAAGACGTCCCACCCTATGCTTTTTTGGCTAAGCTGGTATTCACGGCAGTGACACTTGGAACCGGTTTTGTCGGCGGTGAAGCTATTCCTTTATTTTTCATGGGTGCAACACTCGGGAATGCCTTACACGCTATTATGGGATTGCCGTTAGCGTTCCTTGCTGCTCTAGGCTTGATCGCTGTGTTCTGTGGTGGGGCCAACACGCCTATAGCCGCTTTTCTGTTAGCTATGGAACTATTCAATGGAAAGGGTATGGAGTACTTTTTCATTGCTTGCATTGTAAGTTACATCGTATCAGGACACCACGGCTTGTGGCCAGCTCAAACGATGTACGAGCCCAAGAGCCGCCTGTATAATGTCACTAATGGGGAACCCATTGGCAGGATTGAAAAAAGAAAGAAATAG
- a CDS encoding DUF421 domain-containing protein, whose translation MNLHFIWKAVVIVVGGVLILRVAGRKSISQLTVAQTVMMVAVGSLIIQPVGDRNIWITLLITLLMVITLIGIEYIVLKSDVMESFLYGKSRMVIENGTIIESNIKKLRLSVDMLEVRLRQQGIQRISDLQWATIESNGQLGYLLKPGKQYATKEDIDRLVMMLQASMPHLSMPLSATESSGPGHLFTEVHTKQHIDEPPERLK comes from the coding sequence TTGAATTTACATTTCATTTGGAAAGCGGTTGTCATTGTAGTGGGTGGCGTGCTTATCTTAAGAGTTGCCGGAAGAAAGTCGATCTCACAACTTACAGTTGCTCAGACTGTCATGATGGTTGCCGTGGGCTCATTAATCATTCAACCCGTAGGTGACCGTAACATTTGGATTACGCTGTTAATCACGTTATTAATGGTAATTACTCTTATAGGCATTGAGTATATTGTTCTGAAGTCTGATGTGATGGAGTCGTTTTTGTACGGAAAATCACGTATGGTGATCGAGAATGGCACAATTATCGAGAGTAATATTAAAAAATTACGGCTTTCTGTGGATATGCTAGAAGTACGACTCCGGCAGCAGGGCATCCAGAGGATTAGTGATCTGCAATGGGCTACTATAGAATCAAACGGTCAATTGGGATATCTGTTAAAGCCCGGCAAGCAGTATGCAACCAAAGAGGACATTGACAGGCTGGTTATGATGCTGCAGGCGAGCATGCCCCATCTTTCCATGCCTTTGTCAGCAACCGAGTCTTCGGGGCCTGGCCATCTTTTTACGGAAGTCCACACTAAGCAACATATAGATGAACCTCCGGAACGACTGAAATGA